In the genome of Neodiprion fabricii isolate iyNeoFabr1 chromosome 4, iyNeoFabr1.1, whole genome shotgun sequence, the window caaaaaattgttgctcTTTGGAGTGAATTTATGATCCATCAGTTGTATCGAAGTCAGTAGAGGTACTTACCATTTTATCGAGATTTTGGATGGATCTATGTATGGGTCCACACGAACGATCATAGTAAGTATAACGAAAACGCTGACCCCAATGGCAGAAGTCAgatgatataataaataagCTTTGTGGATCAGCCAAATAAGGGGCAAGTAGATTTCCGTAAGCAGCTTCTCTATCTGGGTTTAAGGATCCTACTAAAATTGGAATTATAGTAAAGGAGCCCTTGAAGCTGAAATATTATCAacgtaattaatttaaaaaaattattatcaacattTAAGAATATACCAATAAGTAATCGCATATTTATTCCCTTAGAATAGGATTCaaaatataagtatacaaAACACGTACTCCTCCATAACTTTGGCAATGTAAGGTAAATGCATCTCGATGCTATGCTCATCCTCGTCGGTGTTCATATCCATCCATTCAAATTGATTAGTTTCTTCTAGTTCTCTGTAAACTGTAAGACAGAACTAtttaaaagttaaaaattaaatacaagcCATGCATACTGACAGTGTAACAGAGAATTTCCATGGTAGTGCAATGCTGCTGCAAAAATGTACTACATCTGTTTAAAAGTTTTTccaacaacaagaaaaaaaagtttaactgATATCAACTCTATGACTATCGGTtacaaattaatgaaattaagaATATGATATAAGAGTACAGCATAACTTTCCAGTTGTCACAGATGTTTTTACGTATTGAATAAGCGTGTCCTAcagttgatattattattatgtataaatatggcAATACCTGTCATTgaataagaatttttgaaaagatcTTATCGGGAGATAACCATTCAagacaatattttaaataaatgaataaattttgggctcataaaaaaatattgaattagtAAAAGGTGAAACTTGCTACTATGCATTTGATTATGACGCTGTTAAATTCCAAAACAATAATATTCACCTTGTTGATCTATATGTAGATCATACAGAGGTGTTCGATAAACAGATGCAGAGGAGAGAGCACATCCTGCCAACCTCACATGGTGGGACGGCCCTAAAATAAATATCCTGCGGCTGCgcaatagaaatttcattataattgaaattaggAATTTTCCctacttgtaaaaaaaattatcaggaTATCAGTGTCTCAGAGGATACAAAACATAATGTGCAAGAATATAGTTTATAAAATgttaacaaaaattatcatttagTTTTTGAGGGTAATGTATGGTTTTACATTTCTTTTGCTTATACTTACACAACGACAGGACTGATTTGCCGATAAGCGAATCCAGCGCATGCTCCGCAGTAGGAATAGCCTGCATGACTGTAAAGTTTTGTTTAAATCTTTTTGTCAAACGCCACACTTACATAATGGTTGTAATGATTGTAATTATTACTAACGGGGCGATAATTGCTCTGGCTGGTCCATGGGTCAAATCTGCAGCATTCAACCAGCTGCCCAATTGCTTATTCAGCTCAGTGcctgtaaataattaaaacattTAGCTGTACTCGTGTTCATTTTGCTTTTGATGTATAAGCCCacgatatttttacttttccagCAAAGCAACAAAGCTGTATTTCGCCTTTAACATTATTACCAATCTGATTGCAATAAACCTCAGAGGAACTATTTGTACTGATTAATAAATCACAAggtaaatgaaatattgtggCAAACAATGAAGAGTACGAAAAAGAAGTGCAGAGAGAATCAAGTATATTGCGCCGTACAtaatgaattttgtaattttttaatgggTTGATGACCTCAAACAAAGGTTATAAACACAACTAGATGATATTCTCAAGGAATCATTTGGCCGTTATAgatgattgaaattaacgtatattcaggattttctcACCAGAATCCGTATACCAGCTACCAGCGTGCGACGCCCTTCTGGTCACTGCCATTGTTGAATATTAACTGtagaattcaatatttttttagaaaaggCAAAGTTTGCCACCCAGAATCGTCAACTACCTCAGTTTTTGCACTGCTAGTGGTGACAGTACGCACTTTTCTTAGTTATCCCTGATTTTCGAGGCGTCTGACGTTATTTGTAATTCTTGTCCATGTTAGGCAACTTAGAACGGTCGGCAACGAAAAATTGTATGACAGATTACTTCGCCGAAAATTGCATTTGCCCGTTCAAATAGATGCAAAATACTTTTAAACAATACTTTCCGTCTATAATAAGTGTTTATTGATCCTTGGTTGTTTCAAATGATGAAATCTAACctgattttcatttaacgCCCAATGAGAATTTAGTTTCTTAGGGTTTATAGTGAACGCAATCGATAATCGCACATTGTATGGCTCTAATTCGCGCCAAAAATCATTGGAAGGCTAGAACAGTTGTGGGTTTAGTTACAACGTTGGCCAGTTCTGACAGATATCATGGAGTCCGCTGCTGCGGCGTGGGATTTTTGTGTTCTCTTACAAGAATAATGTACTTACATGAATAATATCAATCTCTAACTGTGCCcctcatacatgtatataaatctGGCGAGCCATATATTGTCAACTTTGTTTTTGGCTAATTGTAAGTGGACACAATGGGGATTACCGGTTTACTCCCGTTTTTGGAGAAAGCATCGACGAAGGGCAATATCAGTCAATTTGCCGGAGGGACGGTAGCTATTGACACTTATTGCTGGCTTCACAAAGGAGCCTTTTCATGTGCCGAAAAATTGGCTCTCGGACAACCCACGGATGCGTAAGATATTCTTATTCTTTCTTGCtcggaataaaattatatctaTTCTGTGAAATATCCATGTTCAGCCAATAGAATTGAACACGGACCTATCATAACATAAGGATTGATTATTATAGACTCACAGTATTTTACATATCATCCGGATACATCCTTAAAACTATTTGAAACTGTGTTCGAAGGCCATCAAATTGATTTCGAACCAGCAACACTCGTCCTGTATGTTGTCTGAAATGGCTATGGAGAGATGAAATATCCTGCATGCTGAATTTTCCGGTCTCTACTTGTATTTCAAGTAATACTAGCAAAATCAGTCGCAGTCTGTTGTATTTTGTCAGTCCTTGAAACATTGTTCTgcatttgttttcaaataacATATGTTGAATAGaatgaatttgtaaattatctAAAATCTGACAATCTGTGGATTAAGTAAATATTCAAACTTACTCATTTTTATTCTAGGTATGTTACATATTGTATGAGGTTTGTTAATATGCTGCTTGGCAATAACATTAAACCAATACTAGTATTTGATGGATGTCATTTGCCTGCAAAAAAAGATACAGAATCTAAGAGAAGAGAGTGAGTATTAATATATAAGTCCATGAAACTTGACTTATTGTTTACTACTATCAAATGCAGTTTGAACCTTGTAAAATTAAGATTCATGTTGTTTCcaatgtattgaaaaataacgtcAATAAACCATAGAAGAATAATCGATTAAACTTGTCAGAAATATTACACTGTCACTTGCCTTATACaattcattgaaatgaatattttttcagactgAGAGACAAGAACCGTAAAAAAGCTGCTGAATTAATACGCCTTGGTCAAGTGGCAGAtggaaaaaatcttttaaGACGGTCAATTGACATATCGCATGAAATGGCATTGAATCTCATCAAAGCATGCCATGAACGCAACATTGATTGCATTGTAGCACCATATGAAGCAGATTCTCAGCTAGCGTATTTAAACATTTCTGGCATAGCAGATGTTATTATTACAGAGGATAGTGACCTTACATTATTTGGTTGCAAAAAGGTGAATCACGCCAgacaaatgttgaaatttttggtattttcaTCTGATTACCTTACTAATCAAAGTTGGCAATTacttaaaattgaaaaatttcaactctaATTCCAATAGTGGCGCATCACTGCTATATATCTTAAAATCCCACACCAGCCgctacaatttttatttttaatgtttaGTGGTTAAATATGCCAGGTAGATCGTCATATCAACTGCACCAATGTGTTACTAATACAAATTACTCCACACTGCAGATATTCTTTAAGATGGATGTCGCAGGTAATGGTGTACTTGTCGAACAAGATCGGTTTCATTTAGCAATGGGTGTGCGGTCCGAGCACTTTAGCATGGACAAATTCCGCTATATGTGTATTCTATCAGGTTGCGATTATTTGCCCTCGCTGCCAGGCATTGGCCTGGTCAAGGCGTGCAAGTTCATTAACAAGACCGCTGAAACAGACATGCATAAGGTACTCTGCTATTGTTCTCAATGTATTCAACATCATCTAATTTAATATTGAATACTTCACTTTGTATTATAAAGTTGCAAGTTTGAAATggctattcttttttttaaatggtaTTCACTGTTTTGTATTGTGTTTTTTCCACGGATTTTTATTTGCAGGCGCTTACGAGGTTGTCCTCATACCTTAACATGAAATCCCTAGATGTTTCCATTGAGTATAGGGATGCATTCCTCCGAGCAGATGTTACATTTAAACACCAATTAGTATTTTGCCCTTTCAAAAGAAAGCAAGTACGCCTCACTCCCCCTACAACTGATGTAACTCCAGAACAGTTGCATTATGCAGGCAAAGAAATGCCTGATGATCTAGCTTGGCAGTTAGCTATCGGCAATTACGATCCCATGTCTCTAAAGAAGATCCACGATTACGATCCTGACACTTATGCATCTGGGAAGGTGAATGAAAAAACCAAATCTACTTGCATTCATAGCACATCAATGTTGATTTTAACCAAATACGCTCTCTTATATAGCTCCACAAAATTCTTGTATATAATACTCATTTCTTTACGCTACAAAAGCATATTTAACAAACTTCATTGATTATACTTTACACTTCTTCCAGAGTATAACAAGAACCAATTCTTGGAAAGCTGCACCAGTAGTAAAACATGATAGCATTTGGAATAcagattttaaaatcaataaaaaaccACCAAAAGAAGACAAGCAGACAACATTATGGCCTGATACATTCGGCAAAGTTACTATTCTTAAAACATCTGACATTGCACGACCGTTAACGTCACCTAAGCGCAGTTATGAAGgtattttcttgttatttttacttcaatcATTTAATCatggtttgaaaaatcagGTTATTTCACTTACTGAACATTTGTTGGAAATTGTTGTAAATGACACAAAAAACGTGCAAAGAGAATGTCATGTACAGGGAGTTTATTTGCTACCTTTATAATATGTTCAACACCAGCCAGATCGTAATTTACAATGGAAAGAAATAGTGGCAAAATAATTCCAAAGTGTAATCACTAACTTCATTTTCGTAGTGACACTCTCTGTTATCACCATTGGCAACAAATAATGACACAAAttatatctttatttttttacgttaGTTTGGCATGATGAACTTCAGCATTAGCTTTTGTCAgaggtattgaaaaaaattaaagaattttatttggCAAAGCATGAACTAATGAACCTAATTTGATTTTAGAAGTTAACGAGATGGAACAGGAAGAAATGATTAAATTATATACAAGAAACAAATCTGAGAGTAACAAACGTTCATGTAGTGATGTTGATGTATCTAATCTCCAACTAGATACGTCTGGTttagaggagagagaaaagtcCCCAATATTAGTCAGGAGGGCAAATCCGTTTGCAAAGACCACTAAGTCTCTAGAGATTTCTCCTAGCCTTTTGGATAAAGGCAAGAACCGTTCTAAATTTCGAAACTTGGCTAGATTTCGGCCGACTGTGGTagacaataatattttaacagagagtaaattttttgcacaaaCTACTGATTTACCCAAGCaaccaaatttcaaaaattgtgcAACAGCTAACTATCCCGCAACGGAAAAGTGCTATGGCCTGTACCAATCCGCTGACTCTAAGGCATACAAGGCAGAAGCATTAGAATATGACAATTATCTGCTTTCCAGAACAGATGATCAACAATTAGAGTGTAAAGAATtagatattaaaaatgaaaaaagaattcctgCTGTTGAAGATAGAATGGAAACATCACAGAATCATGCAGTCATACAAGAGTCGTGCATATCTGAGTCGACGTACGAAGAAACAGTAACTGAGATGCATGGTGCCTTACCTGTAGCAGAAGAGGAATCAACTTCAGGTGTAAATTCTTTAGACATAGTTTATACTGACAGGGATATTATTTTACCTGTGAATACGCGAAATTCAAGTATTGCAAATGGTTTAAAAGATCTCCAGCCAAATTATACGAAGCCCAATTTACTGCAATGGAAAAACACCAAAGTAAATAGCTCCACAGCATTGCTGTCGATTGGTGTTTTGAACAGCCAAAATAATGGAACTCTGAGGGCGATGCAAGGAGCTGCTAAAACGGTATACTTCAAACCTTAATGTGTGtgttgttcaaaattttctaagTTCTAACAATGAGTATACATAATTTCAGAATCGTCTACCTCGGACCAGaagtgtaaataaaaaatttcaacctgtGAAGAGAAAGTCTCAAATAGAACAAGGACAACAATGTCTGCTCAGCTCATTTGGATTTCAGAAAAAGTAAGCTTGCTAATATCTTGTTCCTGATTCAGGTTGCTTTTTTGCGTACCCTAATAATGACTGCATATTATTTGTCCGTTTCTGGCATCGAtgaatttaaaagaaattgtcgatcaccaattttttaatattgagTATTCAGTGTATCATCATTTCAttgatttcactttttttcaaacacgcaTCATATCGAAATCgccaaataaaatatttaatgcaATTACTTTTCCAGAACTGGTCTTCAGCATTGAAATTCAGATTTAGCTAAACGTACAGGGTGCATTAACTAACATGGATTGCGGGTTCAAAAATACATTGTTAAGCATATTGctaaataatataatgaatacaAACAATGAAAGGGAGcagtttgattatttataacgTTGAAACAGTCGCTAactaaatatttgtatatgcAGATTAAGTATGTTGTTTGTTGAGTTAGAATGACTTTAAATAATTTgtctaaaatatttctacgTAAGGGCGACTCGCAAGGTACTGACGCAATTACCATGTGATTTTTCTACGAATATCAAATCCAAACAGTGTGTCTGGCTATACGATATTAAGTTGTTCACACACACGTTATGTCTGAAGATAGT includes:
- the LOC124179861 gene encoding exonuclease 1 isoform X1, giving the protein MGITGLLPFLEKASTKGNISQFAGGTVAIDTYCWLHKGAFSCAEKLALGQPTDAYVTYCMRFVNMLLGNNIKPILVFDGCHLPAKKDTESKRRELRDKNRKKAAELIRLGQVADGKNLLRRSIDISHEMALNLIKACHERNIDCIVAPYEADSQLAYLNISGIADVIITEDSDLTLFGCKKIFFKMDVAGNGVLVEQDRFHLAMGVRSEHFSMDKFRYMCILSGCDYLPSLPGIGLVKACKFINKTAETDMHKALTRLSSYLNMKSLDVSIEYRDAFLRADVTFKHQLVFCPFKRKQVRLTPPTTDVTPEQLHYAGKEMPDDLAWQLAIGNYDPMSLKKIHDYDPDTYASGKSITRTNSWKAAPVVKHDSIWNTDFKINKKPPKEDKQTTLWPDTFGKVTILKTSDIARPLTSPKRSYEEVNEMEQEEMIKLYTRNKSESNKRSCSDVDVSNLQLDTSGLEEREKSPILVRRANPFAKTTKSLEISPSLLDKGKNRSKFRNLARFRPTVVDNNILTESKFFAQTTDLPKQPNFKNCATANYPATEKCYGLYQSADSKAYKAEALEYDNYLLSRTDDQQLECKELDIKNEKRIPAVEDRMETSQNHAVIQESCISESTYEETVTEMHGALPVAEEESTSGVNSLDIVYTDRDIILPVNTRNSSIANGLKDLQPNYTKPNLLQWKNTKVNSSTALLSIGVLNSQNNGTLRAMQGAAKTNRLPRTRSVNKKFQPVKRKSQIEQGQQCLLSSFGFQKKTGLQH
- the LOC124179866 gene encoding protein MEMO1 isoform X2, with the translated sequence MDQPEQLSPRYSYCGACAGFAYRQISPVVVRRIFILGPSHHVRLAGCALSSASVYRTPLYDLHIDQQVYRELEETNQFEWMDMNTDEDEHSIEMHLPYIAKVMEDFKGSFTIIPILVGSLNPDREAAYGNLLAPYLADPQSLFIISSDFCHWGQRFRYTYYDRSCGPIHRSIQNLDKMGMDIIETLNPPAFTDYLKKYGNTICGRHPIGVLLQAISSLRSNTNGQKMNLKFLKYAQSSQCNNMSDSSVSYASAALLLE
- the LOC124179861 gene encoding exonuclease 1 isoform X2; its protein translation is MGITGLLPFLEKASTKGNISQFAGGTVAIDTYCWLHKGAFSCAEKLALGQPTDAYVTYCMRFVNMLLGNNIKPILVFDGCHLPAKKDTESKRRELRDKNRKKAAELIRLGQVADGKNLLRRSIDISHEMALNLIKACHERNIDCIVAPYEADSQLAYLNISGIADVIITEDSDLTLFGCKKIFFKMDVAGNGVLVEQDRFHLAMGVRSEHFSMDKFRYMCILSGCDYLPSLPGIGLVKACKFINKTAETDMHKALTRLSSYLNMKSLDVSIEYRDAFLRADVTFKHQLVFCPFKRKQVRLTPPTTDVTPEQLHYAGKEMPDDLAWQLAIGNYDPMSLKKIHDYDPDTYASGKSITRTNSWKAAPVVKHDSIWNTDFKINKKPPKEDKQTTLWPDTFGKVTILKTSDIARPLTSPKRSYEEVNEMEQEEMIKLYTRNKSESNKRSCSDVDVSNLQLDTSGLEEREKSPILVRRANPFAKTTKSLEISPSLLDKGKNRSKFRNLARFRPTVVDNNILTESKFFAQTTDLPKQPNFKNCATANYPATEKCYGLYQSADSKAYKAEALEYDNYLLSRTDDQQLECKELDIKNEKRIPAVEDRMETSQNHAVIQESCISESTYEETVTEMHGALPVAEEESTSDLQPNYTKPNLLQWKNTKVNSSTALLSIGVLNSQNNGTLRAMQGAAKTNRLPRTRSVNKKFQPVKRKSQIEQGQQCLLSSFGFQKKTGLQH
- the LOC124179861 gene encoding exonuclease 1 isoform X3, which gives rise to MRFVNMLLGNNIKPILVFDGCHLPAKKDTESKRRELRDKNRKKAAELIRLGQVADGKNLLRRSIDISHEMALNLIKACHERNIDCIVAPYEADSQLAYLNISGIADVIITEDSDLTLFGCKKIFFKMDVAGNGVLVEQDRFHLAMGVRSEHFSMDKFRYMCILSGCDYLPSLPGIGLVKACKFINKTAETDMHKALTRLSSYLNMKSLDVSIEYRDAFLRADVTFKHQLVFCPFKRKQVRLTPPTTDVTPEQLHYAGKEMPDDLAWQLAIGNYDPMSLKKIHDYDPDTYASGKSITRTNSWKAAPVVKHDSIWNTDFKINKKPPKEDKQTTLWPDTFGKVTILKTSDIARPLTSPKRSYEEVNEMEQEEMIKLYTRNKSESNKRSCSDVDVSNLQLDTSGLEEREKSPILVRRANPFAKTTKSLEISPSLLDKGKNRSKFRNLARFRPTVVDNNILTESKFFAQTTDLPKQPNFKNCATANYPATEKCYGLYQSADSKAYKAEALEYDNYLLSRTDDQQLECKELDIKNEKRIPAVEDRMETSQNHAVIQESCISESTYEETVTEMHGALPVAEEESTSGVNSLDIVYTDRDIILPVNTRNSSIANGLKDLQPNYTKPNLLQWKNTKVNSSTALLSIGVLNSQNNGTLRAMQGAAKTNRLPRTRSVNKKFQPVKRKSQIEQGQQCLLSSFGFQKKTGLQH
- the LOC124179866 gene encoding protein MEMO1 isoform X1; translated protein: MAVTRRASHAGSWYTDSGTELNKQLGSWLNAADLTHGPARAIIAPHAGYSYCGACAGFAYRQISPVVVRRIFILGPSHHVRLAGCALSSASVYRTPLYDLHIDQQVYRELEETNQFEWMDMNTDEDEHSIEMHLPYIAKVMEDFKGSFTIIPILVGSLNPDREAAYGNLLAPYLADPQSLFIISSDFCHWGQRFRYTYYDRSCGPIHRSIQNLDKMGMDIIETLNPPAFTDYLKKYGNTICGRHPIGVLLQAISSLRSNTNGQKMNLKFLKYAQSSQCNNMSDSSVSYASAALLLE